One Vicia villosa cultivar HV-30 ecotype Madison, WI linkage group LG5, Vvil1.0, whole genome shotgun sequence genomic window, attttgaaggaaatcggattctctacaactttgtctctcacatgccaaggccaaaaatgcttcatttgggagatatggtacaaaagattatagatcctttttaaaagtcaaccaaaagcagttttttgtcaaagggcatatcatcaagataaaatattcaaatGAAACATATGTTCccaagtggcttgtagaggacatcttgaggttttcaaaaagtcctataactcttccatatcttaaaaattgagggagatatgccttgtcaaagttgggcaattttggaggcaaaatgtgaaataaaagtggttcaaaatggagtttcttgcaaatgggcctaactttttaaggtttaatcttgatccacaagttatccaagctATCAAATTCACTTTCCacgaattatagtattttaatttgattttatatgatttttattcatttaaataatgatttaaggttatataaataaaaggaaaatcaaatatttggttatGAGTCTTATAAGGATCAATTTCAATCAgcatttactccatattttcaatACAATTTCGTGCTAATGAAGATTGAAAAGACTAAACCAAATTTTggccaattttagaaagattttatTCAAGCTTTAACCGAGGATCAATTTCACAAAATAGAAGGATTGGATACAAGATATTTGACCTAATACACTCCTCTATAAATACAAAACACAAGTCAATGCATTAGGGGTCTAAAAAATCTGGGCAAAGAAAGACattcaagaacacaaaaattctTCACAAACTTGAATTTGGTATTGGGGAATTAGGGCgtttcaaagagatttgaagatTCCAAAAGGTTCCTTGGAGCGTTCTGAAGCTAACTGGATCATCACGCTGCTTCAACACCCCAAGAATAGCCTCAACCGAGCCAAGGTATGTCGTTTTAAACTTAAGATCGATTGGAGCAATTCACGCATCTTCATGGGAATTTAATTGCATATTATGCTTTGTCTTAATGCTATGAATGTTTCTGGTTTGTTTAATTGGAGTTTGCATGCTTTATACGTGTTTCACCATTGATAGCCGAGTTAGGGTTCTTGAGCTTGAAATTGGGGTTTTTTATTAGGGGTAAAATTAGAAGAAATTAGGGTTATATTTGAGTATAGGGACCTTGGACGAAAAGATTGGAAtgatcgcgccaaatttcttgtGCTTGTATGTGGTATTTGTGTTGCAGGGTTAAATTGCTACAAATAAAGTtgtagcaaaatcgtagcaaaatATACTAGTTTTTTTTACAGGCCTGGTGgtgaagacgatgaggtggctTCAGGTTATTGGGCCATTTGAAAATTGGCGCGCGTTGCCACTTTGGTTTCttgattttatatattattttattaaagcgTGTATTAAACAAGCTGCGTTGGTGGTTGAGTTGGTGAGTGAAGCGTTTGGGATAaggggcctgggttcgaaccccctCTCCCACATTATTTTCAATAAAACGTTGGACTTCTTGATTCAATAAGGTGCTTATCCTACAGCCCACCATGCGCCTCATGATCTAGCCATAGGATCTCTCATCCATTTAAATCTAACGCCCCAGACTTGTTCTCTTTACCATGGACCACAGCCTTTCCACATACAACCAAAatctattaattctattatttgttttaattattttatataattacatAATCgattctaattaattatttatctttataatttgatttttttaattgaattaaaaatataataaacattaaaattttatttattattcgtttcgattaaattaattgatcgcgatgggtaataatcgagtatttaattatttaattaataaattcaaataaggtCTATTTTTctaaagggttttaaccgattctattggttacgatgattagcttattttttatcaattcgttatttattttaatcaaatctattgattacgaggagtaacgataattaataatctaatttaaaatacatttatttgctaatggtgataatcgaatctatcgattagaatagttagcaattttttttattaaatcagTTAATTATCGTGATTAAACctattaatcatcgcgattaatagaacatattaaaatcagggttgtacgccacattTGAAACacattttcatcttcaaactatggattttcaaaactacgataaggtaattcaaaataccttcaaaccacctcatatcaattctaaggcgtacaaccctgccccgaactacgtagactctgatcctccataaggaggtacttaggcacttggataaccaagacgagtccccttccccaaaacctcaattaggttttaaatctcacttttcaccctattcattttctTAGCTATAAACCCTAAACTTTAACAtctttagccacaaacctttgccttaaacttaaaaaccttaggaaagggttaagggtgcctaacaccttcccttgacccgaatataataacttaccccgaatctcttaattgcgtagggtttcctattcgccctggtagaataggtggaaactctaaattttaatttttagggcaggttgctacagaaagTAACATTTCAGAAGGTttttgctctatcaaccactgaagcggagtatattgctctaactgaagctgtgaaagaagcattgtggcttgaaggttttgctaaggagctgaCACTTCAAAGTAAAGGTATCAcagttaaatgtgatagtcaaagtgcaatacatttgtcgaagaactcagcctatcatcagcgaactaagcacattgatgtgaggctgcatttcgtcagaggagtaatcgagcgtggagaagtccaagtgctgaaggtttcgactcaggacaatgctgctgatatgatcaccaaatcattgccgagttgcaagtttttccactgtatgcagttgataaagttgcatgaagaaagctagtttgttcccttgacgttgtagagttaggtccaaggtggagatttgtgagatattggatcgaactctagtatggtcgaagggtagcttcttagtTTGACAGGATTaggcatgaagtcgaaggttgttcacctgcttgtgtcgaagatgctagggttgttagcatgttaaattaggtttttgtgtttaaaccctaatttgttaagttagcttgtttattaagttggcttgtgtaatgggccttgtgaaaaaagcccattagttagtatgttaggttttaatataaatagcatactagtctttcatcattgctaagctgcaaatcctaatatagggtgagagaggttatttgttattcttgtaaacttgtaatcttgttttaagagaaagtaaaagaatagcagttataaccaattcttgtgttcttcttatcttccctaattcctattatattttgttcttgacatcgtttttcacaacatataTCTTGGAATAATTTTCTCTAAAGTTAAGAAAAGATGTTACATTTTTTAATTTCCGAAATATCGCCATATTATTGGATTATGAGTtctataatttaatatattttcatatttttttaataacttatAAATTGAATTAATCTGCATGTTTCAATTACATAAAAGAAACCTATACTTTAAGAAATGATGAATAAATAATAtccaaatgaataaataaataaatatcacatATTTTAATCATAGAAACAAATACATTTTGAACACACAAAAGAGCAAGACAATTTCCCCCCATATTTTATTAAGTTGTGTGCGCCACAAGAAACTTTCTCCTCTAAAAAACCATGCACCCCATCAAACTTTGGAACCACTTAACAATATTCCCATATAAAGATAATAAGAACCAAATCATTGGATACCTTCAAAGCTAAGACCATCACAACATtgagataaaataaataacaaaactcCCCAAAAAATTAATATGCAAAGAAGGTACTttgttattaatttataaatgcaCAATGCTTCCTAATTTCTCCTTCATTCCCAATCTTAACATTAATTCGGCCCATTTTCTccatagacttagcaaattcaGTAAAGAATTTTTCATTTGATTGAAGATGTTGTGCAACAATTGATCTTGTTGTAGAACTTTTAAGCAACGCAGCATCTGACtgaaacaaacctcttctctttACTACTTGCTTGAAATAACCAAGATCAAATGTATTGCGACTTCCGGGGTCCATTTCAATAAGTGTGGTTTGATCATTGATATTCTTGCACttaaattttttcaaatttgTAGCATATTCACTGTCAAGATCCGGATCTTGATCACCCTTGCCGGTAAAATTATATAGTCTGTTTGAAATTGATGGGCAATGAGAAACACCAATTGTATGAGCGCCTGAAagaattgtttatttgagaaATAGGTTAGTTCAATTAACAATTTATCGCGTAACAGTGTTTGTAGCGAGAAACATCTAATGTTTTGCATACCAGAAAGCAATACTAAGTCATTGGCATCAAGTCCAACATTGCCAAAGAGTGTTAGGAGAGTGGTGAGGTTGTGAAATGGAGCAGGAAGACTGATAAAAACATCTGCTGATTTAGAGATGGTTCCGTCCCTTCGACCAGTTGGAACATTCCAATAAGGTCCACCctgcaaattcatatcatataTATTTATTACTAGAAAGTAGTCATGAATTGTTATGACATGAATGAAACAAATGAATACTTACAATGGCATGAATAGAGTCTCTAGCAGTCAAAGCCAATACATCAGCACAAGAAACAACGCCAGGACATTCAGCTTCAATAATGCTCTTTATAGTGTCAATGAAACCAAAGCCTCGAAGTGTAAGATTTGGAATAGCGTCCTTTTCAGCTTGATTGGTTTTTGTTGTGTTCACAAGCACCGACGCATCACACCCCTATAGTCaaaacaaaataatcattttCTATATCTTAACTATGCAGTACCGATCCTTCTGAAAAAAATGTGTTATGCGTTGAATTTTTCGTGTCATATTTTGTATATGTGTCTATGCTTCATAGTAAGtaaatataaatatgaatatatatgaatttaaagcatgaacatgaagaagaaAAATTGTATACCTTAACAAAGCAGTCATGGAAATGTAGTCTGATGAGTGCAGCTGCTAGTGATGGTGCATTAGGAATATGTTGATGAacatatttcaaaacaatttcttcAGCTTTTGGGCAGCTTTTACCATAGTAACCCAACTGTAGTTGAGCATCACTTGATCCAACTATTGCTACTAAACATATTATCAAAATCATAAAGTAACTATGACTCCCCATTTTCAAGTAATTGGCAAAGATGTTAAATATTAATTTGCCACAATTACAATAGATATGAAAAAGCTAAGACACTATTATTTTTGTAAGAAGCTATTTCATTTGCTTTGATGTTTCCATGCCAAACAATGTCTTGTTATTTATAGTCCAAAGTTTGTGTTACGTATGGTCCATGCAGCACACTAACACGttcttgttaattttttattataaacttTTTTGAGTAATAATGTCAATCAAGTCTATTTTGCATGTTATGTCTCACCTTCTACTTTGGATCTTATAGTTTCCAattttataaaactaattttAACGATTTAGCAGTTTCTTGCGGTGGTGGTTAACATATATGTAATTGATGTGTATGAGcgagtttgtttcagctttaaaaaaatggattttttttttttgtattttcgaaaatagattttctaaaaccgtttttcaaaatattacaagtttttttatattcgttttttctaaaatgaaacattaattttgacatcttataacataaacatacataattgaagaccaaaacttagtcaaaatcataattttttcaaagatACAAGTTTTCTAGATAAGTTTAAAATATCAAGTTGACTTAAAAATTTTATAAGGCTTTGATGGCTTTAATCTTTCTGTCACACACaaatgaatttatttatttattttacaataaTGCATGAATTATTATAGAGTTGGTGAATTATTACAGTTGTATAAACTTATTCATTATGATTATTAACACATAAAATACATGTTTATGACAGAGATAAAGACAAACAGCCTgactttgtaaagaaaattagAGTGAATTAATACTATCATGAATTGGTTTTCTTTTGCCTTTTGGTGTAGAAAAATGAGAAGTGAAAAAAACTATAGTAGTATAGATAATGTTATGAATTAATGCTTGAATCTCAAGGCATGTGGAAATTGTCTATGTCTATCTGCATTATAGTGATCATaacattttaaattaaaagtCAAAACTACAAAAGAGAGAGAATCATGGCTAGTATTACGGAGTGAATAATGTAGCATGACCAACATTACTTGCTTAAACATGTTAAAGTCTGACAAGTTCATACAATATGGATAATGGATAACTCAGAGCTCAACCCAGTTCTGAATCGGATTAACTTTTAAAATCAAATGACGCATAGACCCATATCTATTTTATTGTATTTGCATATTGTATTAGGTACAATATAGAATACCCTGTTTGCAATGAGATACATATGAGAAATTTTTTTTTCGATTGGTGAAAAAGTGAATGAATGTCTCAGCAGCAAGGCTATGGACCTGGCCATGTGTTCCTTGACCTTGACCAAATAGTGGAAGTGAATGAAGGTATAGTCATCTGTCATAATAGCGGGTACAATTATCCTCACTTTCTACTATGATCCATAGATAGGAATATTGGGTCTCGGGCGAGGACGAGTGTTGGGTCTGGGTTGGTTCACATGCTCGCCACCTTGCCTCGCCTGTATGCGCTCCTGGGTCCTCCATGTTA contains:
- the LOC131606732 gene encoding peroxidase 3-like; the encoded protein is MGSHSYFMILIICLVAIVGSSDAQLQLGYYGKSCPKAEEIVLKYVHQHIPNAPSLAAALIRLHFHDCFVKGCDASVLVNTTKTNQAEKDAIPNLTLRGFGFIDTIKSIIEAECPGVVSCADVLALTARDSIHAIGGPYWNVPTGRRDGTISKSADVFISLPAPFHNLTTLLTLFGNVGLDANDLVLLSGAHTIGVSHCPSISNRLYNFTGKGDQDPDLDSEYATNLKKFKCKNINDQTTLIEMDPGSRNTFDLGYFKQVVKRRGLFQSDAALLKSSTTRSIVAQHLQSNEKFFTEFAKSMEKMGRINVKIGNEGEIRKHCAFIN